AAATTCTTCGTTAATAGATAAATACGATGGCAATTTATCCCAGTAATCGTGCGTTATTTCGTTAcgttttttactttttaatctGTAACCTCCGAAGTAGCAGTAGCCAAGAAACGCGCAAGTGACAAATAGTAATAAGTACCGTTTTTTGGCttgcatatttattttttatattagttTAGATATTTAACTTGTGTTATTTTACACTCACGATTACATTAAGCTAATAGTATTGTCTgttgtttattattactataattagttatattattatcaataataatataattatttgaaatcaCTATGCTATATTGAAAATGCAttgcaataattataataaaaaataattacaaatattattaatctCAGTAGACATGGCAATTGAATTATGCTAGTTGAAAATTGACTCCATTGCGAGATATTGCTGTAAcagaaaaagtaataaaataattataaagtgaatCATTTCAAACAGACTACTGATTGTTTCTTCTCGGTCATATGACAACGGaccaatttaaataaatcacaGACACGAGAGTTACTTTATTACATCTTATTTAAACTATCATAACAGTACttagtttttatttcattaaattgaataattttttataaaaagatatatctcttttaagtaataatttatcttcTTTAAACTGTAGTAAATTATTCATgacattttctaaaatatattatcaaaaaattaatattgaaactTTGGAGTATGaaagtgaatttaaaaattcaataaaatgcaaatataaatataaatataaaaaaaggttTACCTTTGATAAATCGAAACAGAATATTCAGTAGTCGTCGAAGTACTTGACTCTTCGACGCTATAAAATACGACACGTAGCATCcgctttttataataataatacgtaTATGCACACTCTGCAATTACGTATTTAAAACTTCTATATATCTTTGAATAATTCTTCATAGCCAATTGCAATCACAAATTCAAGTCTCatcactatttttaattttactcacAAATTTACCAtcaccattattattattaccattgCTGATAGCTTACTTGTAgagatacatttttttttttattaaacgtcATTGCCGttgctaataaaattattcccTCTAttaaacatatattttttatctatttactTAGCATGTATTTGTATTGAGATTAtcataattacattaaataaatccATGGTACGTCCAAGATAAAAGCGACATATCATTGTAAAATAGCTGATTAATTCCGACATTTAAAATCCAAACGTAGTGCTGAGCATGATGGTTTTAGGTTAGTCCTGACAAACATGGACTTTGAACGTCTTGCCGGCAATTTACATACGCACAGaaacatttttaacaataaatagcTCATATCCACTCGATAATCATCAACAATCtgctcttaaccttaaaaataaaataacaacacATTGTTTAACAAACAGTACTcagcttttttaaaatacactgTGCAAGCTGCCATGACATTTGGATGAACGGATAGAAAATAGCTTTATACCCTCTTGACTCTTGATTCCTCTCGTCACTCAGTTTCGACCTCcagctctctctctctctctcttcgCTGTTTTTGCCAATGCGCGTATTCCATTACTCTCCTTGTCACTTTATGTCACTCATATCCGCGACTGGTTATCATACACTCTCCTGCTGCTTCTGCTACGCTCGATCGGTGGTACTTGCTCTCTCAGCAAAAACTACCTTACCGAGCTtctgtatttaatttttcatttaaaatatacgTTATCGTTATGGAGATCTGAAAATAAAGTAAGTCTATATAAATTATCAGATCGCATGATTTACTCAAACCTcctgataaattattaacacaaATGCATCGATTTAAAGAGAATATTGCAGTACTTACTTTATTGTATACAATGTACGAGCCACGATTCAGACGCCCGCCGTTGGCTTCTATAAGgaatagaaattttcaaagaaattttgaagataCTCCCAAAGAATCTAAAAGTGTTTGCAATACTATCTGTGAAACTTACAATGAATTTGCAGCTAATTCAACAGTACATGGACTCAAATATACTGTTCACGTCAAGTCAACTTGGGGAAAGTAtgtacttattatttttactagaATTCAAATGTCTCTGctgtattaatttaaatatttggtaattatttacaagtggggtccactattttaattttcatttttttgaacgaaatttctatttgattttaatgatatattttttttttttggaaaatacataaaaaaatgaacaatttaaaaaaaaagttgattatcacaattttaacaaattttcaaaaaaatttataaattttttaggaaattgtgatattcaacttttttttttttaattgttcgtttttttatttacttttcaaaaaaatatatatcaaaaaaagataaaatagaaattttatccacaaacatgagagccaaaattttttccaacttttgaaagcaaaaaagctatcgaaatctttatttttttctttcacgacatttttttatcacaaatgCGCCGTTAAAACAAGcagaatcgaaaaaaaattaaaaaattttaatatttacctagatatggccaaaaatagggtAGACTCCacttgaaaataattaccaaatattttttttgttgactaGGATTTTTTGGGTACTAGTAATTATTCTGTCAGTAATATCAGCTACCCAATTAGCTCAAACATTTTACATAAAACACAAAGCCGCAAATATGAGAACACTTGTTATAAGTAATCAATACCCATCTTggtatttttcatttcctgCAATCACTTATTGTCACTCAACAATTGCTTCTTTGCATCGCGTTGAAGAGGCTTTAACTACTGGAACTTtgtaatttacaataaattattttaatcaaaaagtgataatgataatttataatccaGGAAATTCGTGGTattgaagtttaaaataattgaattttaccACGTAGATATACCACGAATTTCCTAATCTAAATGATAACTGATAATGGCTAATAAATTTCAGACGCTGGCCCAAGGACTACACTCCtgagaatttaataaaagaccTTGTTTTTCTTCGGGAAGCCTTGATACCAACGAACAGATATCCTAATCAAACACAAAGGCTTCAGCAATTTTTAAACGcgaataatttttcgattcttaaattattcaaaatagtAAGCTTACCGTGTGaagattttattgttttatgtAGATTTGAAATGGAAATAACACCTTGTGAAGAGTTGCTGACATCAACATTAACACCTTACGGTCTTTGTTGTTCATACAACTACGCTCGGTATGATGGGGAAGAAAGGTACTCGTACAATCTCTTAATCTTTACTACTCAGATGCTTACACAGTATTCCTTGACCTATTctgcaaaaaattttagccACACTTTGCACTGATGATGGAATCAATTATAAACACACTTTTGTCCGCACAAAGTTAAGATTTATGCTAATTTATTAGTCTTAATTATTCATCATATTCGTCTTACGcaacaaaacaatttaaaactttACTACCgactaaatttatcattaattacaatgattaattattgtatttgtTACCACGCAGATACAAAAATTTGCCAGAATTTAGGAGTCCTGATTTTGGCATGGACTTTACTTTATCCATACTAGTAAAATCTTATCCTAAAGAAGACCGATTAAGCTTTACTATGTTCGGAGAAGGTACTAAGATAATTATCCATGAACGGAATACGTATCCTGGTCCATCAGCCCAAGAGTTCGTGGCAGGATTTAAGCAGGAAGTAATAGGAGCTCTTAAAGGGACTCAACTCATTGTCAGCCAAGAAGTCCAAGACCTTCCGGTTGAAGAAAGAGACTGTTTTATGTCAAAGCCTGATTTTCTGTACCGCGCAGATAATTGTTACGTAAAGTGtcgtgaaaaaataattcgcaATTACTGTCACTGCATACCATTCTACGCGTCTATTATTTATTCCAATGACACAATCTGCAATTTGACTCATGTTCCCTGTTTAGCAGAGCACAAATCAAAGTATGAAGATTTGAACTTTCGAGATAAACAATGTGGATGCAAGCCTGATTGTGAAGGTACTACATTCAAGGTCTCAACATCATCATTAGACTTCATTGCTGCTCAGTATAATCCCGCGGAATTTTAGTAAGTATTAACTTCAATAAttgcaatattaattaaaataaaaatacttaataagctttttataaataataaattattaacaatatattaataaattataaataataataattaccagCCAAACATCTTTGAAGTATAAAGATCCGACTGCTATACATATTGGGTACGCAAGCTTGACCTTTATGCTACAAAGTAGAGAATTAGTACTATCATGGATTAACTTAGTATGTAagtaaattagttttataaattttaattatcatttttaaaataataattaattaaattttaaatagcaTCTCTCGGCGGTGTCTTCAGCTTGTTTCTTGGGTGCAGTTTCGTTTCGATATTCGAATTTGTCTATTACCTTGGTTACTTAATATGGAAACTAACACGCAGAAATAAACCTAAAGCTCAAGTTCATCCACTATCAGCttgattcaattaaaatatttatgaataagtttacttacaattaaaaaaattttattataaataattcaaattcttacataattttctatttattccCTTCTTCAATTAAGATTGTTTAATCTTACGGGTCTTTTTAACAGGCGCTTTATCTTTAAATTCAACTACTTCAGTGATATCTGCTTCACCATCCCACACCTTGAGTCCAGACTCTGCGTCTATTTCTTCGCTTGTAACAGAAAGCACCGGCACGGTGtctttcttattatttttattcttttttttggtGTTTTTAACTTTACTGTCCTTGAACGCTACTTTATCTGTGATATCAACTTCGCCGTCCCACATTTTCAGGCCAggagattttttctttttgttttgtttcCTTGTGTCAGCTTTTATCACTAATTTATGACCATGTAAAATAGGTGCCGGTCTTTCTTTTGTTAAGTACTCAGCAGCTACTTTGGCATCTTCAAGTTTTACAATTGCttgtctaaataaattataaaaaaagttcaataaaacCAGTtagtaaaaaatgtaaatacataaataaaatattaaaaaaataaacttacttggtatttttaattggaccttttataaatgtaattgTCTTAACTCCTTCGAAAGCTGTTTGAACCTCATGTAGTTTTGTTACCGGATTGATATTACATACGAATAaactgtaattaataataaaaattaaaaatatgcagtttgattgatttaatttagttgttaaaaaaaatacttacattcttgttaattttttagcaggTTTCTTGGGTATAGGAATGACAACTTTTTTATCCGGTTTAATTTTGATGTCTTTAGAAGACTTTACTTTCGGGGGATAGGCGACTATTCGTTTaccatttattaatttatctttaatagCTTTTAAATTCGTCATTTTCTCctcaatatttgaaaaaatgacaTGACAATGCCTTCCTGACTTTCTAGGTAACTTAACTTTAAAGTCACCTACAAATAACTCTTGTACTTGgtctacattttttattgtatgtgGTAAGCGAACATACAGAACTCTTTCTTGTTCTtcagttaatttttcactgGTTTCAGACTTCAtcatactaaaaaaattattaaaaaacaaaattagtttattaagTTTACTTAAATATAACCTAAATAAAATTGACCAGAAAATTATAACAGAggttatttgatttaataatatgcttaaaattataaaccaatatttttaacaacaaaacttttaatatatgaacaaattataattaatatttacttctataaattattattatatttttactcaCAAGCTAGTACAACTCAGTAGACCACGTGTTGAcaaacataaattttcaattgaaggTTGGGTTCAACAATACATACTACATTCGAAATTCTCGATATCGAGGTGGCGCGCGCATATCTCAACAATTATACttaagtatataaattttttaaaaatactggaaaaaataattaaatctaaaaattgcacgtatagtttttaaaattttttacaaattaatttttttgtaataattttttcaataaaaaaaatttttttaatttttaaatgtcggctaacttaattttcataaattaataataaattttttatatgaaataattaaaatcagttTTAATTCAGCGtacacataaattataattaaatctaTGGACggtaaacaataaatatagttttatGTGAAAACGAATCAAGAGATTTTATTGTGTATAATTCTCACAGTACACATGACGATTAATAAAAGTTTCGTATTAATGTAGAAATATATAACTAAAATATAGTCATACATGCCAATAtgaaataatagtaattatataattaatatgtaTTCTAGcttataacaaaattaaagtaattgcgATAAAAGATAATTGCGTgcaatagataaaataaaatgtgtaGTACATTATTGAtcgtttataataatatttaaagaaaataattaaatttgccaatgattgaaaatttataacttttgaaaacacATTTCGATTTAACGAATACACAAAAATTAGTTcattctataattttaattcaattttattaattcaataataaaattgtgaaaatctacaattatttaatttattaaaattcccTCGACTAACTAGTTGGCGGTGGAGGTGGTGGTGGCTGAGCCAAAAGAGTTGgtaatgaattaaaatcgaTGCCAGGAGGCGCGGGGTTTTGTTGCGGCTGCGGTGGTGGTGGGACGGGTGCAGCCGGAGGCCAACTACCCATGGGAGGCTGTTGCCAACCTGGATAACCAGGAGGAGGAGCAGTGCCTGGAGGTGGTGGTCTCATGGCTGCTTGCTGAGCTTGCTGCCAAGGCGGGATTCCCATACCCGGTGGTGGCATTTGCGTTGGAGGCATTTGTCCCGGTGGAGGAGGCTGATTGTTCCCAGCCATCCATGGCATCAGTGGTGGAATATTAGTCTGAGTTGGCGCAGATCCTGGTGGTGGAGGTGGTGGCTGCATAACACCTGGCGGCGGAGGCATACTGACTGGCTGTTGTTGCCATTGCATGTTCATTCCGTTCATTCCGTTAGGATCGCCTTGAGGAGTCCAAGGTGGTGGAGCCATACCAGGCGGTGGCATCATCGGTGGTGGCCCACCTTGCATCATTTGCGGTGGTGGATGCGCTGGTGACGCCATCAGAGCTCTTGGTGTTTGTTGACGATCGAATAATCCCGGATAATTGGGATTCGCGGTCGCATTAGTCCGTGGTGTTGATTTAGACCGATCTGGTGGTGGACCTTCACCTAATTCAGCCATAAGCGACATATATTCTTCATCGATCTTGGCTTTGTCTCCAGCTGGACCCATTCCGGTCATTCCTGCGGCTGCTGGTCCACCTTGACCTGGACGCTTCGATCGACAATCACGTGCAATATGACCAGCACCACCACAACTTGAACACACGATGTTATTTGTAACATTTGGTTTATCAGGacactgaaataattaaaaaaaaaaaatcgttaatACTGAtgtgttatatttttatattaataattaatatatatttttatattaatatatattaaatatatattatataattaacatatatttttatactaataattaatagtagGGTGAATAATTTACCAGCCATGATTTATGATCGGAAGCTCCGCAATTCGTACAGCGTGGACCATCGTTCTCACGCAAAGTTCCATTTAATAATGCTAATTCACGTAATTGATTACGTCTCAAATCATTTTGTCCTTCGGGTACTTCAACACCCTGTCTAATTATTTCATGAAtctgtaacaaaaaatttttattaaaataattaaatggcTCAATATTTAATCCATCAAATTATACTTACTCGTTCAACTGCTTTTTTAACAGCTTCCAAATTATTGGCAGTAATATATGCATGCAAAGGTTCATCTTCACCTGGCAGAGGTTGTCCATCTTTTCTGCCAACTTTGCCTTCTTTTACGGATCCTTTACCtcggataataattttagcaCCGGTTTCTTTTTCCATAGCTGAAAAATTAACTCATTTGAAATTTGTTCTCAAAGTCcttaagctctaaaaaatattaaaaaaaaaaaatgaagtatttACATTTCAAAGTGTTTCCACGCGGTCCAATAAGCAGTCCTACAAAATTAATATCCGGATGCTCTTCTTGTGGTATCATAACTTTATCATGAACACGAATTATTGGAGgcctaaaatcaataattaattaatatcaccGTGagtattaacaaaaaaataaaatcaataattgattttgTTGAATGAAGATTATTTACTTGTAATCTGGCGGAGGCTTAAAGTcaggatttatttttaatatcttctgAATAAGATTATGTCGTTCTTCTTCCAATTTACGTCTTGTACGATACTCTCTGGTATTCAACCGTTTACCGTCACTACTGTAAATAGGCTCAGGTGAGGGtgatctgaaaaaaaaatatataactgTCATGCAACAATGTCGATACTAAGATGGTACTATTATACAAGCGACCTGATTCTATTGATTTAGCCTGAATCAATGATATGCTAATCGCAGAtcgaattgaaaaaataagaaaggctcgttaaaaaagaaaaatgtttttaaattatagtaattaaaaaaattatacaaagcAAAATGATGTGCAGTTGTAACTTCGATACTCGGATAAACGCCGACTATGTCGGAaagtgattaattattaattaaaaaatagtattgtaa
This genomic interval from Cotesia glomerata isolate CgM1 linkage group LG1, MPM_Cglom_v2.3, whole genome shotgun sequence contains the following:
- the LOC123275073 gene encoding sodium channel protein Nach-like isoform X1, which encodes MYEPRFRRPPLASIRNRNFQRNFEDTPKESKSVCNTICETYNEFAANSTVHGLKYTVHVKSTWGKIFWVLVIILSVISATQLAQTFYIKHKAANMRTLVISNQYPSWYFSFPAITYCHSTIASLHRVEEALTTGTLRWPKDYTPENLIKDLVFLREALIPTNRYPNQTQRLQQFLNANNFSILKLFKIVSLPCEDFIVLCRFEMEITPCEELLTSTLTPYGLCCSYNYARYDGEERYKNLPEFRSPDFGMDFTLSILVKSYPKEDRLSFTMFGEGTKIIIHERNTYPGPSAQEFVAGFKQEVIGALKGTQLIVSQEVQDLPVEERDCFMSKPDFLYRADNCYVKCREKIIRNYCHCIPFYASIIYSNDTICNLTHVPCLAEHKSKYEDLNFRDKQCGCKPDCEGTTFKVSTSSLDFIAAQYNPAEFYQTSLKYKDPTAIHIGYASLTFMLQSRELVLSWINLVSSLGGVFSLFLGCSFVSIFEFVYYLGYLIWKLTRRNKPKAQVHPLSA
- the LOC123275073 gene encoding sodium channel protein Nach-like isoform X2; translated protein: MYEPRFRRPPLASIRNRNFQRNFEDTPKESKSVCNTICETYNEFAANSTVHGLKYTVHVKSTWGKRWPKDYTPENLIKDLVFLREALIPTNRYPNQTQRLQQFLNANNFSILKLFKIVSLPCEDFIVLCRFEMEITPCEELLTSTLTPYGLCCSYNYARYDGEERYKNLPEFRSPDFGMDFTLSILVKSYPKEDRLSFTMFGEGTKIIIHERNTYPGPSAQEFVAGFKQEVIGALKGTQLIVSQEVQDLPVEERDCFMSKPDFLYRADNCYVKCREKIIRNYCHCIPFYASIIYSNDTICNLTHVPCLAEHKSKYEDLNFRDKQCGCKPDCEGTTFKVSTSSLDFIAAQYNPAEFYQTSLKYKDPTAIHIGYASLTFMLQSRELVLSWINLVSSLGGVFSLFLGCSFVSIFEFVYYLGYLIWKLTRRNKPKAQVHPLSA
- the LOC123275074 gene encoding microtubule-associated protein 1B-like, translated to MMKSETSEKLTEEQERVLYVRLPHTIKNVDQVQELFVGDFKVKLPRKSGRHCHVIFSNIEEKMTNLKAIKDKLINGKRIVAYPPKVKSSKDIKIKPDKKVVIPIPKKPAKKLTRILFVCNINPVTKLHEVQTAFEGVKTITFIKGPIKNTKQAIVKLEDAKVAAEYLTKERPAPILHGHKLVIKADTRKQNKKKKSPGLKMWDGEVDITDKVAFKDSKVKNTKKKNKNNKKDTVPVLSVTSEEIDAESGLKVWDGEADITEVVEFKDKAPVKKTRKIKQS
- the LOC123275294 gene encoding splicing factor 1-like; translation: MNQSRNYTSLLNPSYLQNAQNASSANAAAAAAAAAAAAVSAAIANGTALNSSLSSKKRESEDDVKSEKESKEERRKRRKTRWGGSEHDKTFIPGMPTVLPTNLTAEQEQAYLFQLQIEEISRKLRTGDLGIPLNPEERSPSPEPIYSSDGKRLNTREYRTRRKLEEERHNLIQKILKINPDFKPPPDYKPPIIRVHDKVMIPQEEHPDINFVGLLIGPRGNTLKSMEKETGAKIIIRGKGSVKEGKVGRKDGQPLPGEDEPLHAYITANNLEAVKKAVERIHEIIRQGVEVPEGQNDLRRNQLRELALLNGTLRENDGPRCTNCGASDHKSWLCPDKPNVTNNIVCSSCGGAGHIARDCRSKRPGQGGPAAAGMTGMGPAGDKAKIDEEYMSLMAELGEGPPPDRSKSTPRTNATANPNYPGLFDRQQTPRALMASPAHPPPQMMQGGPPPMMPPPGMAPPPWTPQGDPNGMNGMNMQWQQQPVSMPPPPGVMQPPPPPPGSAPTQTNIPPLMPWMAGNNQPPPPGQMPPTQMPPPGMGIPPWQQAQQAAMRPPPPGTAPPPGYPGWQQPPMGSWPPAAPVPPPPQPQQNPAPPGIDFNSLPTLLAQPPPPPPPTS